In Paeniglutamicibacter kerguelensis, one genomic interval encodes:
- the pgl gene encoding 6-phosphogluconolactonase, with the protein MNAKRNVVVHPDLPATAAAVAARLITAVLDAQAARGEATVVLTGGTLGIASLKAVADSPALAAVDWSRVNFYWGDERFVAAGSPDRNAVQAEVLLSVLDDHGLDRGRVHAMGSTDEFNTPEDAAAAYAAVLAAEAANEGGSTLPVFDVLMLGMGPDSHVASLFPDHAGAATTGATVIGVHDSPKPPPLRVSLTFETINTARAVWLVVAGADKAPAAAVALGGEATRERVPASGVHGTQGTWWLMDQAAAALV; encoded by the coding sequence GTGAACGCTAAACGCAATGTCGTAGTCCACCCGGACCTGCCCGCGACCGCAGCGGCTGTCGCCGCGCGGCTCATCACCGCGGTCCTGGACGCCCAGGCGGCCCGCGGGGAGGCCACCGTGGTGCTCACCGGCGGCACGCTGGGCATCGCCTCGCTCAAGGCCGTGGCCGATTCCCCCGCGCTGGCCGCGGTCGACTGGTCCCGGGTGAACTTCTACTGGGGCGACGAGCGCTTTGTCGCCGCCGGATCCCCCGACCGCAACGCGGTCCAGGCGGAGGTCCTGCTCTCGGTGCTCGATGACCACGGCCTGGACCGCGGCCGGGTGCACGCCATGGGGTCCACCGACGAGTTCAACACCCCGGAAGACGCCGCAGCGGCCTACGCTGCGGTGCTTGCCGCCGAGGCAGCCAACGAGGGCGGATCGACCCTGCCGGTCTTCGACGTGCTGATGCTGGGCATGGGCCCGGATTCGCATGTTGCCTCGCTCTTCCCGGACCATGCGGGCGCCGCGACCACCGGCGCGACCGTCATCGGGGTGCACGACTCCCCCAAGCCGCCGCCGCTGCGCGTCTCGCTGACCTTCGAGACCATCAACACCGCCCGCGCGGTGTGGCTCGTGGTTGCCGGCGCGGACAAGGCTCCCGCCGCGGCCGTGGCGCTGGGCGGCGAGGCGACTCGTGAGCGCGTCCCTGCGTCCGGCGTGCATGGCACGCAGGGCACCTGGTGGTTGATGGACCAGGCCGCCGCAGCGTTGGTCTAG
- a CDS encoding superoxide dismutase, protein MAIYTLPELQYDYAALEPSISARIMELHHSKHHAAYVAGANAALEQLAEARGKGEFGNIPKLSKDLAFHLGGHTNHSIFWNNLSPEGGDKPEGELAAAIDDAFGSFDAFRAHFTAAAMSLQGSGWALLGFEGLGSQLVIEQLYDQQGNVPVATTPLLMLDMWEHAFYLDYVNVKADYVKAFWDIVNWADVSARFEAARAGAATLIVPGK, encoded by the coding sequence TTGGCTATTTACACCTTGCCTGAGCTGCAGTACGACTACGCGGCCCTGGAGCCGAGCATTTCGGCGCGGATCATGGAGCTGCACCACAGCAAGCACCATGCCGCGTACGTGGCCGGCGCGAACGCGGCGCTGGAGCAGCTGGCCGAGGCGCGCGGGAAGGGCGAGTTCGGGAACATCCCGAAGCTGTCCAAGGACCTGGCGTTCCACCTGGGCGGGCACACGAACCACTCGATCTTCTGGAACAACCTGTCCCCGGAGGGCGGGGACAAGCCCGAGGGCGAGCTGGCCGCGGCGATCGACGACGCGTTCGGGTCCTTCGACGCGTTCCGTGCGCACTTCACGGCCGCGGCGATGAGCCTGCAGGGCTCGGGTTGGGCGTTGCTGGGCTTCGAGGGGCTGGGCTCGCAGCTGGTCATCGAGCAGCTCTACGACCAGCAGGGCAACGTGCCGGTGGCGACGACGCCGTTGCTGATGCTGGACATGTGGGAGCACGCGTTCTACCTGGACTACGTGAACGTGAAGGCCGACTACGTGAAGGCGTTCTGGGACATCGTGAACTGGGCGGATGTCTCGGCGCGTTTCGAGGCCGCCCGTGCGGGTGCCGCGACCCTGATCGTCCCGGGCAAGTAA
- a CDS encoding phosphoglycerate kinase encodes MTSHTLDELLADGVLGRRVLVRSDLNVPLDGVTVTDDGRVRASIPVVQKLAEAGARVIVMAHLGRPKGEPDPKYSIAPAATKLAEISGLDVRVAGDVVGDSAKQLAAELPDGAVLVLENVRFDARETSKDAAQRAEFAAELAALTGENGAYVNDAFGAVHRKHASVFDIAALLPAYQGDLVATEVRVLKTLTEAPKRPYVVVLGGSKVSDKLAVIDNLLGRADHLLIGGGMAFTFLKAQGHEVGGSLLEADQLETCRGYLSRAKELGCDIVLPTDVVVASKFGADAEHEVLAADNIEGGAFGATGLGLDIGPVSGETFASYIKSANTVFWNGPMGVFEIPAFANGTRAVAGALADSEAFSVVGGGDSAAAVRTLGFNDDDFGHISTGGGASLEYLEGKELPGLTALEGAK; translated from the coding sequence ATGACTTCCCACACTCTCGACGAACTACTCGCCGACGGTGTCCTCGGGCGGCGCGTTTTGGTCCGTAGCGACCTGAACGTGCCGCTCGACGGCGTTACCGTCACCGACGATGGGCGTGTACGCGCCTCCATCCCCGTGGTGCAGAAGCTGGCCGAGGCCGGCGCTCGCGTCATCGTGATGGCACATCTGGGCCGCCCCAAGGGCGAACCGGATCCCAAGTACTCGATCGCCCCCGCCGCCACCAAGCTTGCCGAGATCTCCGGACTTGATGTTCGTGTTGCCGGCGATGTTGTTGGCGATTCCGCCAAGCAGCTTGCCGCCGAATTGCCGGACGGCGCGGTGCTGGTGCTGGAAAACGTGCGCTTCGACGCGCGCGAAACCTCCAAGGACGCGGCACAGCGCGCCGAATTCGCGGCAGAGCTTGCCGCGTTGACCGGCGAAAACGGCGCCTACGTCAATGACGCCTTCGGTGCGGTGCACCGCAAGCACGCGTCGGTGTTCGACATCGCTGCGCTGCTTCCGGCCTACCAGGGCGACCTGGTGGCCACGGAGGTGCGCGTCCTGAAGACCCTCACCGAGGCCCCGAAGCGCCCCTACGTGGTGGTTTTGGGCGGCTCGAAGGTCTCCGACAAGCTGGCTGTCATCGACAACCTGCTGGGACGCGCCGACCACCTGCTGATCGGCGGCGGCATGGCCTTCACCTTCCTCAAGGCCCAGGGCCACGAGGTCGGCGGCTCGCTGCTTGAGGCAGACCAGCTGGAAACCTGCCGCGGCTACCTCTCGCGCGCCAAGGAACTGGGCTGCGACATCGTGTTGCCCACCGACGTGGTTGTCGCCTCCAAGTTCGGTGCGGACGCCGAGCACGAGGTGCTTGCCGCGGACAACATCGAGGGCGGCGCCTTCGGTGCCACCGGGCTGGGCTTGGACATCGGTCCGGTCTCCGGGGAAACCTTTGCCAGCTACATCAAGAGCGCCAACACGGTGTTCTGGAACGGCCCGATGGGCGTCTTTGAGATCCCCGCGTTCGCGAACGGCACCCGTGCCGTTGCCGGTGCGCTGGCCGACTCCGAGGCGTTCAGCGTCGTCGGCGGCGGCGACTCCGCCGCGGCGGTGCGCACCCTGGGCTTCAACGATGACGACTTCGGTCATATTTCAACGGGCGGCGGTGCCTCCCTGGAATACCTCGAGGGCAAGGAACTGCCGGGCCTGACAGCCCTGGAGGGTGCCAAGTGA
- the tpiA gene encoding triose-phosphate isomerase — translation MTTSTNGVFDRKPLIAGNWKMNMDHVQGITLLQKLAWTLADAEHDFDRVEVAVFPPFTDLRGVQTLTMGDNLPVHYGAQDLSAHDSGAYTGEISGQFLSRLGCSYVLVGHSERRAIHGETNELLAAKIAAAYRHGVTPVLCVGEGLDIRQAGTHVEYTLEQLRGSLAGVTAEQAETLVVAYEPVWAIGTGEVAGPKDAQELCAAIRVELAKLFGDEVAGKVRVLYGGSVKANNVAQILAEKDVDGVLVGGASLDAGEFANIVRFEHHLVTE, via the coding sequence GTGACAACATCGACCAACGGCGTGTTCGACCGGAAGCCGCTGATTGCCGGCAACTGGAAGATGAACATGGACCACGTCCAGGGCATCACCCTGCTGCAGAAGCTGGCCTGGACGCTGGCCGACGCGGAGCACGACTTCGATCGCGTGGAGGTGGCCGTCTTCCCGCCGTTCACCGACCTGCGCGGCGTGCAGACGCTGACCATGGGCGACAACCTGCCGGTGCACTACGGTGCACAGGACCTGTCGGCCCACGACTCCGGTGCCTACACCGGGGAGATCTCCGGCCAGTTCCTCTCCCGCCTGGGCTGCAGCTATGTGCTCGTCGGCCACAGCGAACGCCGTGCGATCCACGGCGAGACCAACGAACTGCTGGCAGCCAAGATCGCCGCGGCATACCGCCACGGGGTGACCCCGGTGCTGTGCGTCGGGGAGGGGCTGGACATCCGCCAGGCCGGAACCCACGTCGAGTACACGCTCGAGCAGCTTCGCGGCTCGCTGGCCGGCGTCACCGCCGAACAGGCCGAGACCCTGGTGGTCGCCTATGAGCCCGTGTGGGCCATCGGCACCGGCGAGGTTGCGGGCCCGAAGGACGCGCAGGAACTGTGTGCGGCGATCCGCGTCGAGCTGGCAAAGCTGTTCGGCGACGAGGTCGCCGGCAAGGTCCGTGTGCTGTACGGCGGTTCCGTGAAGGCGAACAATGTCGCGCAGATCCTTGCCGAAAAGGACGTTGACGGCGTGTTGGTCGGCGGAGCCAGCTTGGACGCTGGAGAGTTTGCTAACATTGTTAGGTTCGAGCACCACCTGGTGACCGAGTAA
- the zwf gene encoding glucose-6-phosphate dehydrogenase, which translates to MLDSSPGPSGQHPNPLRDRRDRRLNRIAGPSALVFFGITGDLARKKLMPAVYDLANRGLLPPNFAVVGFGRRGWSPEDFAAQARGWVIDHARTPFNETVWEQLASGFRFISGGFDDDAAFIKLRETLDELALTRGTGHNHAFYLSIPPNSFEQVCEQLSKHGLANDDSPDAGWSRVVIEKPFGHDLASARELNEIVESVFPPDAVFRIDHYLGKETVQNLLALRFANQLFEPLWNSKYVDHVQITMAEDIGIGGRAGYYDGVGAARDVIQNHLLQLLALTAMEEPISFDADHLRSEKEKVLTAVRLPADLSHSSARGQYTSGWQGGEKVTGFLDEEGFNPASKTETYAAIKLEINTRRWAGAPFYLRAGKRLGRRVTEIAVVFKRAPNMLFQDHADDEFGQNAIVIRVQPDEGATIRFGSKVPGTQMEVRDVTMDFGYGHAFTESSPEAYERLILDVLLGEPPLFPRHEEVEQSWRILDPFEEHWASLPEQPEPYAPGSWGPASADELLARDGRTWRRP; encoded by the coding sequence ATGCTTGATTCTTCACCCGGCCCCTCCGGCCAGCATCCCAATCCCCTGCGCGACCGACGGGACCGGCGGCTGAACCGCATTGCCGGGCCCTCCGCGCTGGTCTTCTTCGGCATCACCGGGGACCTGGCCCGCAAGAAGCTCATGCCGGCCGTCTACGACCTGGCCAACCGCGGCCTGCTTCCCCCGAACTTCGCCGTGGTCGGCTTCGGCCGCCGCGGCTGGAGCCCCGAGGACTTCGCGGCGCAGGCGCGCGGCTGGGTCATCGACCACGCCCGCACCCCCTTCAACGAGACGGTCTGGGAACAGCTGGCCAGCGGCTTCCGCTTCATCTCCGGCGGCTTCGACGACGACGCCGCGTTCATCAAGCTGCGCGAGACCCTCGACGAGCTCGCGCTGACCCGCGGCACCGGGCACAACCACGCCTTCTACCTCTCCATCCCGCCGAACTCGTTCGAGCAGGTCTGCGAGCAGCTCTCCAAGCACGGGCTTGCCAACGACGATTCACCGGACGCCGGCTGGTCGCGCGTGGTCATCGAAAAGCCGTTCGGCCACGACCTGGCCAGCGCGCGCGAGCTGAACGAGATCGTCGAATCCGTCTTCCCGCCCGACGCGGTGTTCCGCATCGACCACTACCTGGGCAAGGAAACCGTCCAGAACCTGCTGGCGCTCAGATTCGCCAACCAGCTCTTCGAACCGCTGTGGAACTCCAAGTACGTGGACCACGTGCAGATCACCATGGCCGAGGACATCGGCATCGGCGGGCGCGCGGGCTACTACGACGGCGTGGGAGCGGCCCGCGACGTCATCCAGAACCACCTGCTGCAGCTGCTGGCACTCACCGCCATGGAGGAGCCGATCAGCTTCGACGCGGACCACCTGCGCAGCGAAAAGGAAAAGGTGCTCACCGCCGTGCGCCTGCCGGCGGACCTGTCCCACTCCAGCGCCCGCGGCCAGTACACCTCCGGCTGGCAGGGCGGCGAGAAGGTCACCGGCTTCCTGGACGAGGAGGGGTTCAACCCGGCGTCCAAGACCGAGACCTACGCGGCCATCAAGCTGGAAATCAACACCCGCCGCTGGGCGGGCGCGCCGTTCTACCTGCGCGCCGGCAAGCGCCTGGGCCGCCGCGTCACCGAGATCGCCGTGGTCTTCAAGCGCGCGCCCAACATGCTCTTCCAGGACCACGCGGACGACGAATTCGGGCAGAACGCCATCGTGATCCGCGTCCAGCCCGACGAGGGCGCGACCATCCGCTTCGGCTCCAAGGTCCCGGGCACCCAGATGGAGGTGCGCGACGTGACCATGGACTTCGGTTACGGCCACGCGTTCACCGAGTCCTCCCCGGAGGCCTACGAGCGCCTGATCCTCGACGTGCTGCTCGGCGAACCGCCGCTGTTCCCGCGCCACGAGGAAGTCGAGCAGTCCTGGCGCATCCTCGACCCGTTCGAGGAGCACTGGGCCTCGCTGCCCGAACAGCCCGAACCCTACGCCCCGGGTTCCTGGGGACCGGCCTCGGCCGATGAATTATTGGCCCGCGACGGAAGGACATGGCGCCGGCCATGA
- the tal gene encoding transaldolase → MSNPNTQALSDAGVSIWLDDLSRERLSSGSLAALIEEKNVVGVTTNPSIFHAALQDGESYAAQVSELAAAGMDAEQAVFKITSDDVAAACDLFAPVAAASNGVDGRVSIEVDPRLARKTAETIAEAKELHALVNRENVLIKIPATVEGLEAIAETLAAGISVNVTLIFSLERYRAVINAFMVGLESAKANGHDLSKLHSVASFFVSRVDTEIDARLNAIGTDAALALRGKAGVANAVLAYQVYEESFSSERWSVLAAAGANAQRPLWASTGVKDPALPDTLYVTELCAPNTVNTMPEKTLLATADHAVVTGDTVTGAYAKSNAVLDELAALGVSYNDVVAKLEVEGLEKFEASWNELLTDLAASLAKAAGK, encoded by the coding sequence GTGAGCAATCCCAACACCCAGGCCCTTTCCGACGCCGGCGTTTCCATCTGGCTCGATGACCTCTCCCGCGAACGCCTGAGCTCCGGCTCGTTGGCCGCGCTGATCGAAGAGAAGAACGTGGTGGGTGTCACCACCAACCCGTCGATCTTCCACGCCGCCCTGCAGGACGGCGAGTCCTACGCCGCGCAGGTTTCCGAGCTGGCAGCGGCCGGCATGGATGCCGAGCAGGCCGTCTTCAAGATCACCAGCGACGACGTCGCCGCCGCCTGCGACCTTTTCGCGCCGGTCGCCGCCGCCTCCAACGGCGTCGACGGCCGCGTGTCGATCGAGGTCGACCCGCGCCTGGCCCGCAAGACCGCGGAGACCATCGCCGAGGCCAAGGAGCTGCACGCCCTGGTCAACCGCGAGAACGTGCTGATCAAGATCCCGGCGACCGTCGAGGGCCTGGAGGCCATCGCCGAGACCCTGGCCGCGGGCATCTCCGTGAACGTGACGCTGATCTTCTCGCTGGAGCGCTACCGCGCGGTCATCAACGCGTTCATGGTCGGCCTGGAGTCCGCCAAGGCCAACGGCCACGATCTCTCCAAGCTGCACTCTGTCGCATCGTTCTTCGTCTCCCGCGTGGACACCGAGATCGACGCACGCCTGAACGCCATCGGCACCGACGCCGCCCTGGCGCTGCGCGGCAAGGCCGGCGTGGCAAACGCCGTGCTGGCCTACCAGGTGTACGAGGAGTCCTTCTCCTCCGAGCGCTGGAGCGTGCTGGCCGCGGCCGGCGCCAACGCACAGCGCCCGCTGTGGGCCTCGACCGGTGTGAAGGACCCGGCCCTGCCGGACACCCTATACGTCACCGAGCTGTGCGCACCGAACACCGTGAACACCATGCCGGAAAAGACCTTGCTGGCCACCGCCGACCACGCCGTGGTCACCGGGGACACCGTCACCGGCGCCTACGCGAAGTCCAATGCCGTGCTCGACGAGCTTGCGGCCCTGGGCGTGAGCTACAACGACGTCGTCGCCAAGCTCGAGGTCGAGGGCCTGGAGAAGTTCGAGGCGTCCTGGAACGAACTGCTCACCGACCTCGCCGCCTCGCTGGCCAAGGCAGCAGGGAAATGA
- the secG gene encoding preprotein translocase subunit SecG produces MDAIKIVLQVLLGITSLLLTLLILLHKGRGGGMSDMFGGGMTSSLGSSGVAERNLNRITVILGLIWVTVIIGLALVMRFSVES; encoded by the coding sequence ATGGACGCCATCAAGATTGTTTTGCAGGTACTTCTGGGAATCACCAGCCTGCTGCTTACGCTGCTGATCCTGTTGCACAAGGGACGCGGCGGCGGCATGTCCGACATGTTCGGCGGCGGCATGACCAGTTCGCTGGGATCCTCCGGCGTTGCCGAACGCAACCTGAACCGCATCACCGTCATCCTGGGCCTGATCTGGGTCACCGTGATCATCGGTCTGGCACTGGTCATGCGCTTCAGCGTCGAATCCTAG
- the gap gene encoding type I glyceraldehyde-3-phosphate dehydrogenase: protein MTTRVGINGFGRIGRNFLRASLAHGADIEIVAVNDLGSINDLAMLVKYDSILGRLNEEVSVDGAFIVIGNKRIKVLSQKDPAHLGWGDLGVDVVIESTGFFTKASDAEKHLQAGAKKVIISAPASKEDITIVMGVNHEKYEADKHHIISNASCTTNCLGPIAKVLNDQFGIVDGLMTTIHAYTSDQHLQDAPHKKDPRRARAAALNMIPTSTGAAKAIGLVLPELKGKLNGYAMRVPVPTGSATDLTVTLAREASVEEINAAFKKAAEEGPLKGFLKYSEDPLVSTDIVHDAHSAIFDAGLTTVIGSTVKVVAWYDNEWGYSSRLVDLAEYVGGQLG from the coding sequence GTGACTACCCGTGTTGGCATTAATGGTTTCGGACGCATCGGACGCAACTTCCTGCGAGCCAGCCTCGCCCATGGCGCAGACATTGAAATTGTCGCGGTCAACGATCTTGGTTCAATCAACGATCTGGCCATGCTTGTCAAGTACGACTCCATCCTCGGCCGCCTGAACGAAGAGGTTTCCGTCGACGGCGCCTTCATCGTCATCGGCAACAAGCGCATCAAGGTGCTCTCGCAGAAGGACCCGGCCCACCTGGGCTGGGGAGACCTCGGCGTGGACGTCGTCATCGAATCGACAGGCTTCTTCACCAAGGCATCGGACGCCGAAAAGCACCTGCAGGCAGGCGCCAAGAAGGTCATCATCTCGGCCCCGGCTTCCAAGGAAGACATCACCATCGTCATGGGTGTCAACCACGAGAAGTACGAGGCCGACAAGCACCACATCATCTCCAACGCCTCCTGCACCACCAACTGCCTGGGCCCGATCGCCAAGGTGCTCAACGACCAGTTCGGCATTGTCGACGGCCTGATGACCACCATCCACGCGTACACCTCGGACCAGCACCTGCAGGATGCCCCGCACAAGAAGGACCCGCGCCGCGCCCGTGCCGCAGCCCTGAACATGATCCCGACCTCCACCGGTGCGGCCAAGGCCATCGGCCTGGTGCTCCCGGAGCTCAAGGGTAAGCTCAACGGCTACGCCATGCGCGTTCCGGTTCCGACCGGTTCGGCCACCGACCTCACCGTCACCCTGGCCCGCGAGGCCAGCGTCGAGGAGATCAACGCGGCGTTCAAGAAGGCAGCGGAGGAAGGCCCGCTCAAGGGCTTCCTGAAGTACTCGGAGGATCCGCTGGTCTCCACCGACATCGTCCACGATGCGCACTCGGCGATCTTCGATGCCGGCCTCACCACCGTGATCGGTTCCACCGTCAAGGTGGTCGCCTGGTACGACAACGAGTGGGGCTACTCCTCTCGCTTGGTTGACCTCGCGGAATACGTCGGCGGCCAGCTCGGTTAG
- a CDS encoding glucose-6-phosphate dehydrogenase assembly protein OpcA gives MIVELEDTTTSKISKELVSMRRAQGVVALSRVLTLLVITRAGFEEDAITAANLASREHPCRILVVVKGRVTGETRLDAQIRVGGDAGASEVIVMHTYGPGARVDESLVSGLLLPDAPIVAWWPHGVPKNASQTPLGRIAHRRITDSGAEDDPRKALFTLADSYRAGDTDLAWTRLTLWRAQLAAVFDQLDPSKVTSVTVKGAVDSPSTVLLAAWLTLCLDVPVTIASAPEGTGVRSVRFTREIGDVELSRPVGDVAELYHPGQKPQLISLPQRPLADCLAEEMRRLDPDEVFGEVVRVGLKRTNLRSIRPSER, from the coding sequence ATGATCGTTGAACTGGAAGACACCACCACCTCCAAGATCTCCAAGGAGCTGGTCTCGATGCGCCGCGCCCAGGGCGTCGTCGCGCTCTCCCGGGTGCTCACGCTGCTGGTCATCACCCGCGCAGGCTTCGAGGAGGACGCGATCACCGCGGCCAACCTCGCCAGCCGCGAGCACCCCTGCCGCATCCTGGTGGTTGTCAAGGGCCGGGTCACCGGCGAAACCCGGCTGGACGCGCAGATCCGCGTGGGCGGCGACGCCGGCGCCTCCGAGGTCATCGTGATGCACACCTACGGCCCCGGGGCCCGCGTCGACGAGTCCCTGGTTTCCGGTCTGCTGCTGCCCGACGCGCCCATCGTGGCATGGTGGCCGCACGGCGTGCCCAAGAACGCCTCACAGACCCCGCTGGGCAGGATCGCCCACCGCCGCATCACCGATTCCGGTGCCGAGGACGATCCGCGCAAGGCCCTGTTCACCCTGGCGGATTCCTACCGGGCCGGCGACACCGACCTGGCCTGGACCCGGCTGACCCTGTGGCGCGCCCAGCTGGCCGCGGTGTTCGACCAGCTGGACCCCTCCAAGGTGACAAGCGTGACGGTCAAGGGCGCCGTCGACTCACCCTCCACGGTGCTGCTCGCCGCCTGGCTGACGCTGTGCCTGGATGTGCCCGTCACCATCGCCTCCGCCCCGGAGGGCACCGGCGTGCGTTCGGTGCGTTTCACCCGCGAGATCGGGGACGTCGAGCTCTCCCGCCCCGTCGGCGACGTGGCCGAGCTCTACCACCCGGGCCAGAAGCCCCAGCTGATTTCGCTGCCGCAGCGCCCGCTGGCCGACTGCCTGGCCGAGGAAATGCGCCGGCTAGACCCGGACGAGGTCTTCGGCGAGGTCGTGCGCGTGGGCCTGAAGCGCACCAACCTGAGGAGCATCCGTCCAAGTGAACGCTAA
- a CDS encoding glucose-6-phosphate isomerase, which produces MSSLGFIATGAAQAAIEKHVPVLVADAVASRIAAKDATLWGPAAEAEASVRLGWVDAAEASAALVPGILALRDELRAEGVNRIVLAGMGGSSLAPEVIAATYDVELVVCDSTEPEMVAGILADRLATTALVVSSKSGSTVETDSQRRVFEQAFNDAGVDARRRIIVVTDPGSPMDKASRAAGYRAVFNADPNVGGRYSALTAFGLVPAGLAGVDIEEFLEEAAAAAEFLSEDDEDNIALALGAAMAGTVPLRNKLIFADEGSGLVGFADWAEQLIAESTGKSETGVLPVVVEDRAPETTSTAADLLQIRLVADTGLLTDDDVDSDSASVCISGSLGAQMLLWEYATVIAGRLLGIDPFDQPDVEAAKVAARALLEATPEPVPAELVQDAIEVRASDGLLEGIADLEGALRALLAALPADGYLGVQAYLDRHGDAKLEGIRPVLAAATGRPVTFGWGPRFLHSTGQFHKGGPRVGAYLQVTADSAMDLSIPGLPFTFGELISAQASGDAKVLADLGRPVLRLHLRDKESGIAQLDKIIQGLA; this is translated from the coding sequence ATGAGTTCGCTCGGCTTCATCGCCACCGGCGCCGCACAGGCCGCCATCGAAAAGCATGTTCCCGTGCTGGTTGCCGACGCCGTGGCCAGCCGCATCGCCGCGAAGGACGCGACCCTCTGGGGTCCGGCCGCCGAGGCCGAGGCCTCGGTCCGCCTGGGTTGGGTCGACGCCGCGGAGGCGTCGGCCGCGCTGGTGCCCGGCATCCTCGCGCTGCGCGACGAGCTGCGTGCCGAGGGCGTGAACCGCATCGTGCTGGCAGGCATGGGCGGCTCCTCGCTGGCGCCCGAGGTCATCGCCGCGACCTACGACGTCGAACTCGTGGTCTGCGATTCCACCGAACCGGAAATGGTCGCGGGCATCCTCGCCGACCGGCTGGCGACCACCGCGCTGGTGGTTTCCTCCAAGTCCGGTTCCACCGTGGAGACCGACTCGCAGCGCCGCGTCTTCGAGCAGGCGTTCAACGACGCCGGCGTCGACGCGAGGCGCCGCATCATCGTGGTCACCGACCCGGGTTCCCCGATGGACAAGGCCTCCCGCGCCGCCGGCTACCGTGCCGTGTTCAACGCGGACCCGAACGTCGGCGGGCGCTACTCGGCGCTGACCGCGTTCGGCCTGGTCCCCGCGGGCCTGGCCGGCGTGGACATCGAGGAATTCCTGGAGGAGGCCGCGGCCGCCGCCGAGTTCCTGTCCGAGGACGACGAGGACAACATCGCCCTGGCACTGGGTGCCGCCATGGCCGGCACCGTGCCGCTGCGCAACAAGCTGATCTTCGCCGACGAGGGCTCCGGCCTGGTGGGCTTCGCCGACTGGGCCGAACAGCTCATCGCCGAATCCACCGGCAAGTCGGAAACCGGCGTGCTGCCGGTTGTCGTGGAGGACCGCGCGCCGGAGACCACCAGCACCGCGGCGGACCTGCTACAGATCCGCCTGGTCGCCGACACTGGCCTGCTCACCGACGACGACGTCGATTCCGACTCCGCCTCGGTGTGCATCTCCGGTTCGCTCGGTGCGCAGATGCTGCTCTGGGAATACGCGACGGTCATTGCCGGCCGCCTGCTGGGCATCGACCCGTTCGACCAGCCCGACGTGGAGGCGGCAAAGGTCGCCGCCCGCGCGCTGCTGGAGGCGACCCCGGAACCGGTTCCGGCGGAGCTGGTCCAGGACGCGATCGAGGTCCGGGCCTCCGACGGGCTGCTCGAGGGCATCGCCGACCTGGAGGGCGCCTTGCGCGCCCTGCTGGCGGCGCTGCCGGCCGACGGCTACCTCGGCGTCCAGGCCTACCTGGACCGCCACGGCGACGCGAAGCTGGAAGGCATCCGCCCGGTCCTGGCCGCGGCGACCGGCCGGCCGGTGACGTTCGGCTGGGGTCCGCGCTTCCTGCACTCCACCGGCCAGTTCCACAAGGGCGGGCCGCGCGTCGGCGCCTACCTGCAGGTCACCGCGGACTCCGCGATGGATCTGAGCATCCCGGGGCTTCCGTTCACCTTCGGGGAACTGATCTCCGCCCAGGCGTCCGGCGACGCCAAGGTGCTGGCCGACCTCGGCCGCCCGGTGTTGCGCCTTCACCTGCGCGACAAGGAATCGGGCATCGCACAATTGGATAAGATCATCCAGGGCCTGGCTTAG